The Burkholderia sp. PAMC 26561 genome includes the window GTCTCGATGCGCCGGCCGTTATGCGAATAGTGATACCAGTACAGCAGAATCGATCCCAGCGATGCCATCAGGCGGTCGGCGATATCCTTTGCGCCCGCGACGTTGTGATCGTCCTTCTCGGGCAACAAGGTGCCGAGCACGGAGACGCCGGTACGCATGACGTCCATGGGATGAGCGGAAGCGGGAATCCATTCCAGCGCGGCCTTCAGGTTCGCGGGCAGACCACGCAGCGCCTTGAGCTTCGTCTTGTACGCCTTGAGTTCGGCGGCGTACGGCAATTTGCCGTGCACGAGCAGATACGCGATCTCCTCGAACTCCGAAGTTCCTGCAATATCCAGAATGTCATAGCCACGATAATGCAGATCGTTGCCCGTCTTGCCGACGGTGCAGAGCGCCGTGTTACCCGCCGTCACGCCTGAAAGCGCGACAGATTTCTTGGGCTTGAACCCGCTGGCGGCGTGTGCTTCTTTCGTCGGGGTATCGCTCATTTGTTCCAGTCTCCTTATCGGATCAACGCAGGAATAACGCGTTATTTGGTCTGATTGAACAGCGCGTCGAGCTTCTGCTCGAAGTCGTGATAGCCAATGCTCTTGTACAATTCCTCGCGCGTCTGCATGGTGTCGAGCACGTTGGCTTGCGTGCCATCGGTGCGAATCGCGCGATACACATTCTCAGCGGCCTTGTTCATCGCGCGGAAAGCGGAGAGCGGATACAGCACGATGGACACATCCACGCTGCGCAGTTCCTCGACCGTGAAGAGCGGCGTCGATCCGAACTCGGTGATGTTGGCGAGAACCGGGACCTTCACGGCATCGACGAATTGTTTGTACATCTTCAGGTCCGTCATTGCTTCCGGAAAGATCATGTCCGCGCCCGCCTCCACACACGCCCGCGCCCGGTCGATCGCCGCGTCCAGTCCCTCGACCGCCAAAGCATCCGTGCGCGCCATGATGACGAAGTTCGCGTCGGTGCGGGCGTCCACCGCGGCCCGCACGCGATCGGCCATTTCCTGCTGCGAGACGATTGCCTTTCCCGGCCGATGACCGCAGCGTTTCGCGCCCACCTGGTCTTCAATGTGCATCGCGCCTGCACCCGCCTTGATCAGCGACTTGACCGTGCGGGCAATGTTGAATGCGCTCGGGCCGAAGCCGGTATCGACATCGACCATCAGCGGCAGGTCGCAGACATCGGTGATGCGGCGGACATCGGTGAGCACGTCGTCAAGCGTGGAGATGCCGAGATCCGGCAAGCCCAGCGATCCCGCCGCGACCCCGCCGCCCGACAAATATATCGCCTTGAACCCGGCGTGCTGGGCGAGCAGCGCGTGATTCGCGTTGATCGCGCCGACGAGTTGCAAGGGCCGTTCGGCCGCGACCGCTGCGCGGAACTTCGCGCCGGCGCTGAGTGCTGCAGTTGAGCTCATGGAGGTCTCCGGTTTATGCGTCTGGAAGCGCAAGTTGTTTGCCAGTGCCCAAGTTCTTGATTGGGAACAGATTAATCTTTTTTATCGATGCCTGAAAATTTCAGAAATGAAATCATTGTTTGCAGAAGTGAATTAGACTGGAGCATTCGAGCCCGACCCTCCACCCCATGAATCCTCCTCCACGCATCTGGGCCGTAGGTATAAGCAAGCTCCGCGATCTGTATCGCGACATGGCGGCCGAATATGACGGCATTGCCGACCTGCGCATTGTGCCGCTCGGTTACGAGGACGCGGTGCACGAGATCGAGAACGCCGGCGATGCCCGCCCAGATGTGGTCGTTGCTGCCGGATCGAACGGGGCGTACCTGAAGGCGCGAATCGGTGTTCCGGTCGTACTGGTGAACCCGACCGGGTTCGATGTCATGCATGCGCTCGCGCGTGCCCGCCGCGAGGGCGAACCGGTCGGTCTCGTGATGCACGGCGAGACACCCGCTGAAGTCGCCCGCTTTTTCCGCGCGTTCGGTGCGGCGATCGAATGCGCGTCCTACGTGTCGGCGGAGGACGCGGAATCCTGCGTGCTGGATCTGCGTGACCGTGGCGTGCAGGCGATTGTCGGGCCGGGTCTCGTCACGGAACTCGCGGAGAAGGCCGGCATGAAGTCGGTGTTTCTCTACTCGCGAGCGTCCGTTCAAGGCGCGTTCGAAACAGCGCTGGAAGTGGCGCGCGCGACACTCGGCGAGACGCAGCGCCGTCGCCGGCTCGATCAGGTCCTGCAACATCTGCGGGACGGCGTGATCGCGCTTGCCGCCGATGGCCGCATTGAAGCGCTCAGCGGCAAGATGGCCGAGATGCTGCGCCTCGCGCCATCGCAAGTCGTCGGCAAGCGCCTGCGCGACCTGGCGCCCGAAGTGGCGAGCGCCGTGCCGGACGAACCCGGCGAGTCGCTGGAGACGGTGCGCGGGGCGAGCTATGTGGTACATCGAAGCGCTTGGGGCGATGCATCGGCGGCTTCGGGGTCCATCGTCACGTTTCAGGAGTCAGTGGCATTGCAGCGCATGGACAGGTCGGTGCGTGCGCGGCAACGCTCGCCGTCGCTCGTCGCGCGATACAAGATCGATGACCTCAGCGGCAGCAGTCCGGCTATCGAGCAGGTTCGCCAGCGCGCTCGCCGATATGCGGGCTCCGACGCGACCGTGCTGATTCGCGGCGAGAGCGGCACGGGCAAGGAACTGGTTGCGCAAGGCATCCATGGCGAAAGCGCGCGGCGCGACTTCGCGTTCGTCGCGTTGAATTGCGGCGCGTTTCCGGAAACGCTGCTGGAAAGCGAACTCTTCGGCTACGAGGAGGGGGCGTTCACGGGCGCGCGTCGCGGCGGCAAGGCTGGACTGATCGAGTCGGCGCATCGCGGCACGCTTTTCCTCGATGAAATCGGCGAGATGCCATTGCCGCTGCAAAGCCGGTTGCTGCGCGTGCTGCAGGAGCGCGAAGTCGTGCGGCTGGGCTCCACTGAACCACTGCAGGTCGATGTGCGGATCGTCGCGGCGACGCATCGCGCGTTGAGCGAGCGAATGAAGGCGGGTGAGTTTCGCGCGGACCTTTTTTATCGGCTGAATATCCTGAATCTGCACCTGCCGCCGTTGCGCGAACGGGCGGCGGATATAGCGGCACTGGCCGCGCAATTGTTGTGGCGCACCGGGCGCGTGGTTTCATTCGATGCCGCGCTCAAGGCACTCGACCCGGTCACGCCGATATTCACGAGCTACGCGTGGCCCGGAAACGTGCGCGAATTGCAGAACGTGATCGAAAGGATTTCGCTGGAGCTGGAAGATCCGGCCGCGAAGCCGTTGAAGTTGACGCCCAGGTTGATACGGTCGATAGCGCCTGAGCTCGAGGAAGAAACAATGAATTCGAATCAGGAATCGCTCAAGGCGCGCAGCCGCAAGTTGCAGGCCGATGAGATCCGAACGATGCTGGATTCGTTCGGCGGCAATCGCGGGAGGACGGCGAAGGCGCTGGGAATCAGCAAGACGACCTTATGGCGGAAGCTGACGACACGCTAAACGGTAATGTGTCTAGCCGCGTTCCTGCACGCAAACCCACGGCGACACCACCACGGCCCACAACTCGGGATTACGGTCCGCCAGGTCAGCGGCGGTTTCTGCCGTCGTGCGTTCGAGCAGGCCTGATGACAACCACTCGGTCACGCGCTTCGTATCGTCGCCGGCAACGGCTTCAGCCACACTGACCAGATCGATGTCGCGCGCCACTTTCAGCAACACGCCGCGCGCGAAGAATCGCTCCAGTTCGGACCATTCGATCTGGGCAGTTTCGGAGAAAAGCTTGAGGTATAGCGGGCTGGGAGTTTGATCGTCTTTCATGGCGCAGTGCAGGCGGGTTCGAGCGTCCGACATCATAAACCATCGATGCCGGACGTCCGTTTTTACCGCATGGCGCGACGCTTCAAAGATCGAAGAACACCGTCTCTTTGGGACCTTGCAGATGGATATCGAACCTGTAAATCGTGTTCGACGTTCCCGGTTCACGCTTCGCAATCAGCGTTGCGCGCCGCTCTGCGGGAACTAGCGCGAGCACGTCGTCGCCGGCGTTGGCTTCCGTTTCATCGTCGAAATAAAGGCGCGTGTATGCATGCAGCAGCATGCCGCGCATCAGCACGATCACATCGATATGCGGCGCCGAATCACTGCCCGTGCTGCCCGGCTTGACTGTATCGACCACGTAGCGAAGCTCGGGATCGGTGCCCGTGCCGACCCGCGCGAAGCCGCGGAAACCGGACTCGCGTGCCTCGGCCACTGTGGTGACATAACGGCCGGTCGAGTCAGCCTGAACCATCTCGATCACCGCGTCGCCGATCACTTTTTCGTCGCCATCGAAAACCTGTCCGACGATGCTGATGTGCTGTCCCGCCGATTCCCGGTCTGCAATCGATGGCGTGAACAAGCTCTTCAGGTCGAAGTTGTACTGTTCGGGACACAAGCCATAAGCGAAATACGGTCCGACGGTTTGCGAGGGCGTCTGGCTAAAGGTCATCATGTTCAAGCCTCCGTCGGGGTCTGGTTCGGGCCGCGCAGCACGATGTCGAACTCGTAACCGAGCGCATAGGCTTCCTCGGTCGTATCGATGGAAAATCGCGAGACCAGCCGGTTGCGCGCCTGTTCCGGCGTGCCCTGGAAGATCGGGTCGAGCGCGAGCAGCGGGTCGCCCGGGAAGTACATCTGCGTGACGAGGCGTGAGCCGAAATATTCGCCGAAGAGCGAAAAATGGATGTGGTTCGGACGCCATGCGTTCGAATGGTTGCCCCACGGATACGCGCCGGGTTTGATCGTCAGGAATCGATACCGCCCGTCGTTGTCCGTCATGCAACGCCCCGAGCCGAGAAAGTTGGGGTCGAGCGGCGCGTCGTGCTGATCTGCCTTGTGAACGTAACGTCCGGCAGCGTTCGCTTGCCAGATTTCGACCAGCGTATTGCGCACCGGCCGCCCGCGTTCGTCCATCACGCGCCCCGTCACGATGATGCGTTCGCCGAGCGGCGCGCCGTTTCTGGCGGCGTTGCGGGTCAGGTCGTGATCCAGTTTGCCGAGATCTTCCGCGCCGTAGACGGGCACGCGGCGGTCCTTCAGTTTTTCCTTGAGCGGAATCAGCGGCCGTGAAGGGCTGCGTAATACCGACGACTTGTAGCCAGGATAAGAGTAGGGCGGGTGTGAATCCCAGTCGCGCGGGCTCAGGAGTGATGAGGGAGCATCCATTTTTGTCTCCGGCTTTTAAAATGTGAATCAACACTTTATCGAAGCGGTGAAGTTATGGAAAATGACGTTTTATGCATTCAGACATAACTGATCGTCATGGATAACGAATACTCTCTTGGCGCTGCGTCGGCTGCGGAACTGGGCAGCCTGACCAGCGGCCGGATCAAGTTCCGGCACCTGCAATGCTTTCTTGCCGTGACCCAGTTCGGGAGCGTTCAACGCGCGGCGGACAGCCTGTCGATCACGCAGCCGGCGGTATCGAAGACCATTGCCGAGCTGGAATCCATTCTAGGCGTGCGATTGTTCGAGCGCGGCCGGCGCGGCGCCGAGCCGACGCGCGAAGGACGTCTGTTCGCGCCCCACGCCGCGGCTTGCGTGGGCGCCCTGCGCGAGGGTGTGGACGAGTTGTCGCGTCATGGCGTCGAGCATCCGGGAACAGTCTCGCTCAGTGTGCTGCCCACGGTTGCACCCGCCTTGCTGCCGCCGACGCTCGCGGCATTCCGGGCACAGTGGCCGGGGGTATCGGTGAAAGTGTGGACCGGGTCGAACGGGCAGTTGCTCGAACGCCTCAAATCCGCCGATACCGATCTGGTCGTCGGCCGGCTTTCCGAACCCGAAGGCATGGTCGGGATGACCTTCGAGCAGTTGTATCGCGAACCGCTGACGGTCGTTGTGCGCAACGATCATCCGCTCGTGCACGAAAGCAATGTAACCGCGAGCTTGCTTGCACGCTTTCCAATAGTCGTTCCACCGTTCGGCACGTTGATCCGCCAGTCCGCCGAGAGCGTGCTGACGGCTTTCGGCGCCCAGGCATCGAGCTCGCTGATCGAGACATTGTCGGTGTCGCTTGGACGCGCTCTTGCATTGCACAACGACGCGGTATGGTTTGTGCCTTCGAGCGTAGTCGAGCATGACGTTGCATTGAAGTTGCTGGCGCGTCTGCCCATGCCTTTCGCAGGTGCCGATGAACCCATCGGCCTCATCCTGCGTCATGACCGTGCAAGATCGCCGGCGCTGGATGGTCTTATCGATGCAATCCGTGACGCGGGGCGTGAGCGCGAGGCGGTGCGTATCGGTATGAAATAGCTTGCTGGAGCGTGTGTTGCAGGCACTTGTTACCGCGCGAGCGGCATCGGCAAAACCCCATTAGCATACGTGCGATAAAAGCTATATAAGTGGCTCGAGTAAAGCGGTGCATGCACGTGAAGCAGCCTTGCGATGGACTACAGGCAACCTTACTGTAACTGCGCGCAAGATATCTTCGTGCAACCAAACCTTGCTTTGCGATGTCTCACTTGCCCGAACCTAATCAACAAGACGCCACCAAAGCCGCCAGCACGATGAAAACCGTATTGCTCGTCGACGACGATCCCGAGACCATCGAAGCGTGGACCCTTTGCATGCAGTCGGAGGAGTGCAAGGTGCTGTCCGCCTTCGACGGCAACGGCGCACTGGCGTTGCTTGGAGAGAACCTCGTCGACATCGTGATATCGGACTGGAAAATGCCGGGGCTCGGCGGCGCGCTGCTTTGCCAGACCATGAAGACCAACTCGGCGACGGCGCATATCCCGTTCTTGATGATCTCGGGCCATCCGCATCCGCCGGCTTTCGTTCATTACGATGGCTATCTGCAAAAGCCTGTCGAGATTGAAGCGTTGTTGTCGGCGGTAGACCGGCTTTGCGCTGCAAAGCGCCGCCGGCCTTATTGAAAAAGAGCGGGGCTCACGCAAGCCGCGTCATCTCTTTTTCCATGCGCTCCTGAGCGAGCCGGTTCAACTCTTGTGGCACCACGCAATCGGCGGGAAGCGGGGCCATGACGATCACGCGGATATGGCCGGGCTGATCCGGCCAGCCCTTCGCGGGCCAGTATTTCCCCGCGTTATGCACGACCGGCACAGCAGGCACTTGCGTTGAACAGGCAAGCCGTACCCCGCCCGATGCCAGCTTCAGCGGCGCGTCATGTGCGACCCGCGTGCCCTCCGGAAAGATCACCACGACGTCGCCAAGCGCGAGCTTTTCCGCGCATTCGCGCGTGACCGCCTGATGCGCCTGGCGCGGTGAGCCGCGGTCAAGACTTACCATGTCGAGGCCTTTGAGCACCCAGCCGAAGAACGGAATACGCTTGAGGTCGCTCTTGAATACGAAGCTGATGCGGCGCGGAAACAGCGCCATGAATGCGAGCGTTTCCCAGGTCGATTCGTGCCGGCACAGCATGATGAACGGCTCGTCGGGGAGGTTTTCGAGTCCTTCCACTGAACACGACACGCCGGTAATCATGCGCATCATCTTGACCATGGCACGGCACCATTGCTTTGCAAGCCAATAACGGCCGCTGCGGCCGACGAACGGAAACAAAGGCAGAATCAGGATGGACCACACCGTGCCGCTGCCAAGCAGGTAGGTCGCGAATAGCCACTTGACGAAGGTTCGATGCATTAAGTATTGGACAATGGTAAAAACGTGGCTCAAGCGCCGCAACCGGCGATAAGGCGAATGGGCGAACAGGCGTCGAGGTGGCCGCGACCCTGCGCAAGACATGCAGACGCCAGTCAACCCCGCGTACGAAACCCGAAGGATAGCTTGTGCGGCGGTTCGTGTCCCGGGTTCCAAAATCCCGCCTTGCGGCTCAATCAGATACCGAGAGACGCGTGATCTCTCCAACGGAGTTCCAATGACGGACGACGCAGGCAACGAAGTGAAGACTCAGGTTCCGGAAGATTCATCGACCGTGAAGACCCCGGCTTTCGATGAAGGCATGCTCGATGTCGGCGATGGCCATTCGATCTACTGGCGCGCGCAAGGCCCGGAGGGTGCGCCCGTAATGCTGATCGTGCATGGCGGCCCGGGCGGCGCGATGAATCTCAAATGGGGCGATGTGCTGGATGCATCGAAGTGGCGGATGGTCTTCTTCGATCAACGCGGCTGTGGCAAGTCCACGCCTTTCGGCAAGCTGGAACATAACGGCACCAAGGAACTGGTCGGCGATATGGAAAAGCTGCGGGTATTGCTCGGCATCGAAAAATGGGCGCTTTTCGGCGGCTCGTGGGGCACGACGCTCGCGTTGAGCTACGGCGTCACGCATCCGGAACGCTGCCTTGGATTTCTGTTGCGCGGGATCTTTCTTGCGCGCCAGCAGGACATCGACTGGTTCCTGTGGGACGTGCAGCGCGTCTTCCCCGACGCCCATCGCAAGTTTCTCGATGCGATCGAAACCGCCAGCGGCGAGCGCCCGTCGAACTCGGCCGAAATCCTGTCGCTTACCGGCGCGCCGCTCGCCCGTTTCGACGATGCCGGCATCAAGCTCGCGCGTGCATGGGCCGGATTCGAAGCGACGTTGTCTGTGGTGAACAAACCGGCGCAGAAGGGTGAGGCGAAAGCCGAAGCGCCGGAAGCCGATCCCGCGAAGCCTGCCGCCACGCCCGAAGAAACTCGCGAGTCCAATGCCGCCGCCATCTCCATGTCTCTGCTCGAACATCACTACATGGCGCAGGAGTTGCCGCCCGAGCCGCTTTTGCCGCGCATCGGCCGAATTGCGCATCTGCCGTGTGTGCTCGTGCATGGCCGCTTCGACATGGTGTGTCCCGCCGACCAGGCGCTCGCGCTTGCAGATGCATGGCCCGGCGCGCAGCTTTCCATCGTCGATGCAGCCGGCCACTGGACCTTCGAACCCGGCAACGTGACTGCGCTCAAGGCAGGCGGCGAGTTTCTTGCGCGTGCTCTTGCAGCAGGTTGACAGGCAAGGGTTTGCGGCAGGCCAAAAGTTTCCTGTGAGGCATTCCAGGCGGTAAATTTGGGACGGGAATGGTACGATCCCGCCTTGCAACTCTCGGCGGGCCGTACCCGTCGAACGGTAATCAAGTTACGGAGGCAACCCAATGGCCCAACAGAAAACCAATCCGAAACTGGAGCAGGCGCTGACCCGCGGCGATCTCGCGATCCGTCAGGCCAACTCAGGCCGCGCGACCGCTGTGCTGCGCGCGCTCGGCAAGATGATCGTGGAAGCGTCGGCGACCATTGGCGTGGAAGCGTTTGTCGTGATCCACGACGGCGACAAGATCTACGATCCGGTCGACGGCATGTGGCCGCAACAACTTTTGATATCGCTGGACGGTCCCGTGGAGGATTCGGACCCGGATGAACTGCGCACGGTCACGTTGATGGCCGACACGCCCGCCACCGTGTTCCGCTGTGAGTGGCAACGCGCCGATGGCAAGATTGGCCGCCAGGAAGGGCGTCCACTCGCAATGGTCGCGTTCATCACCGACGTGGATATTCCCTGGCTCGACGACGAAGACTGAGGCAGGCGAATCTCTACACTGGCGGGCGCGCTGTCGTCCGCCGGATTCAATCACATCGCTTTAATGACCCACACTCCTTCCTGCTCGTATGGCATTAAGCGCCGCAATCGGTATCGAGTCATTTTTTCCTGTTCGGTAATTTAGTCGCTGCAAAGGCGCTGATTGCACTCCGGACTTAATCCCGCCGGCGATTTAGTATTTAATACTCGCACGATGCCGGTGCATTTTCTCCGCGCCCGCATCCTCGTCGAATGCCGATAATCCAAACCCGCGCTGCATTCCCAAATAGATTTTCGTGTTACGAAACCGTTTGAGTGAAAACTGCGGGCGAATTCAAGAAACCCTTGGAAGCGTCGTTTTTTTAAGTATCTTTGAAGTTTTCTCTTCCATTCGACACTGCATCAATTCCCTTTGGGCGAGACTTAAATCGTCGCGCGTGTTGTTTGCATCAAGTCAAACGCATCGCGGCATCTCCTTCTCGCCAATATGGGGTAACAAAAATGGAACAGCTCGATGCAGGCCAAAGCAGTGTTTTAAGCAGTGATCGTTTGGAACGGGGTAACCGGATGGAGACGCTCGAGCGAACGGTACAAACGCTCAGGAAACGTGAATCGATGCCGTTTACTATAAGGATAGTCCGCGAAACAGCCGATCTCGATAAAGTCATCGATATCCGGCGTCTCGCGTATGCGCGGCATTTGCCATCCTTTGCCGAGAAACTCGGCATTGAAGATTGCGATCGCGAAGCGGGTGTAGCGGTGCTTCTGGCGGAGGCGAAACTGGACGGCGCGCCCGTTGGCACGATGCGTATCCAAACAAATGAATACGCACCGCTGGCGCTGGAACAATCGGTGCGTCTTCCAGACTGGCTGGGGAAAAGCCGGCTGGCGGAAGCAACGCGACTGGGCGTTGCGGGCGGTGGTATGGGCAGGGTCGTCAAGGTGATGCTCTGCAAGGCGCTCTGGCTTTATTGCGAGCAGCAACTGGTCGACTACATGGTGATAACCGCCCGTTCACCGCTTGACCGTGAATATGAAGCGATGTTGTTTGAAGATGTCTTTGGTGAAAGGCAATTCATGCCGATGGCGCATGTCGGCGGATTACCGCACCGGGTACTTGCCAAGGACGTCATGGCGGCGCGGCGGCGTTGGGAAGAAGCGAAGCATCCGTTATTCCAGTTCATGGTGCATACGGATCATCCGGACCTCGACTTGGATTTGCCGGATTTATCTTTCCGGCCGGAACCGGTACGATGCCCGGAAGCGTCGCAACTTGTTTATGGCAGGTAATAGAAGATAGCCCGGCTGCTTGACAGCCGAGGCCACAAGAGAGGGTGGTGGCGATTCAACCTATGCGCCGACAGGCGTTTATGGCTGTTTCGCCACTGCTGGCGCGGCTTGCGTCATGCATCACGGGGGAAATCCAGGTATGGCGTTGGTTGCCTTATTTTCGCGGGCCAAGTCCGGATATACCGGGTCGAATATCGATCGGTTTCTGTACGCGTTCGCTGTTTATATTGTCCCCACGCTCATTGCCCTCGCTACTATCGCGACCCTGATCTGGGGTACGCAGCAATTCGATTCCAAGGGCGGCGTCACCCTGCCTTTGCAGGTGGTGAGAGATGCCGCGGGCACGCTCGATCCGGCCACGGCGTTGCAGCGTATGTCCGGCGCTGTGACAACCAACCGCTTCAATACCCAGCTCTCGGAGAAGCCCGTCTGGTTTGAATTCACCGTTCCCAACATGAGCGCGGAGCAGTCGACCTATGCTGAACTTCCTTCACGGCACGCGCAAACGCTGTCGTGCTGGGTCGCATCGACCTTGCAGCCGCTTGGAACTGCAGACAGGCTCAACACCACCAACGAATTTTCGCCGGTCAAGGCCGGGTTCGCGCTTCATCTCGGCCACCTGGTGCAGCCATTAAGCATTCTGTGCCGGGGCACGTTCTCCGGACCTGCCCAGATCGCTGCGTTTGGCTGGAGTGGTCCGGAGCTGCGCCGCGCGGCGCTCGATTTCCAGGAAAGCTCGGGGTTGATCGCAGGCGGCCTGCTGACGCTTGCCGTCTTTGTTTTCGTCACGGCGATGATCAACCGCGAATGGACCTACGTGATCTTCGCAGTGTGGCTCGTCGGCAACCTGCGTCTTTGCGCGAACGCGATGGGTTGGGACATGCAGTGGCTGGGACGCGTGATTCCGCCGGACTATATGCAAAGCCTGCGGCAACTCACATTCGCCGCGTATTACCTGTTGACCGCCGCGCTGTTCGCCTCACTGTTCAGGCGCGAGCTGAAGGTGATCGGCTACAGGTGGCTCTTGAAGATCATCCAGTATGTCGGGCTTGTGCTGCTGGGCGCGGCCATCGTGCTGCCTTATTCGAAGTTCATCCCTACGCTCTGGGTGATCACCGGCTTCGGCATAGCCGTGCTGATTTTCCTGCTGGCGCGGCTGGTGTGGCTCACGCGATCGCGCACGGTTCTGTGGTACGTGGGATCGCTTGCGATCGTGCTGTTTGCGACCTTCTCCGAAGTGATGGGTGCGGCGTTCGGCATCAAGCTGCTGGTCGGGGGCGTGAACACCGTGATGGCGGCGTTGTCGTCGAGCATGATGGCGGCGTTTGCCATCGCCGAGCAGATGCGAGCCGAGCGGGAACATCGCCGGCAGGCGCAGACGGAGTTGCGCAACACCTACGACGTGACGCCCATCGGGCTCTTTACCCTCGATACCGCCGGCCACTTCGTGCGCGCGAACCCCGCGCTGCGCTCCATGCTCGCGCTGCAAAAAGCCGAGTACAAGGTGCGGCACTGGAACGACTACTTCGAATCGGGCGCATGGGGGGCGCTGCAGGCGCTGGCATCGAAGGGCAGTGAAGGCGAGCTCGAAATGGGCGGCGCCGAATCGCGTGGCAGCGGCGAGCGGCGCTTCCTGCTGAAAGCCACGCGTTCGAACGGGTGGATTGAAGGATCGCTGCAGGATGTGACCGAACGTTCGAAGGCTATCGAACGGTTGCGCTTTCTCGCGGAGCACGATCCGCTGACGGGTTCGCTAAACCGCCGTGGTGTGGAGAAGGCCATTGCCGCGCAGAGCGAGGACGCGTCGTCGTGGGCGCTTGCTTATGTCGATCTGGATCGTTTCAAGCTCGTCAACGATCTGTTCGGACATCGCGCCGGCGATGAAGTCCTGAAGCAGGTCGCCACGCGGACCCGCGCGCTGTTCGCAAACGGCTTTCCATTCGGACGGATCGGCGGCGATGAATTTGTGTGCGTGATGAGCCGCATGTCGATAGACGAAGCCGTCGACTGTTGCCAGCGGCTGATCAGCGCGTTGAGCGACACGCCATATCAGGTCGGCAACCGTGCGTTCCAGGTCAAGGCGTCCGTTGGGCTCGTGGAATGTTCGCATGGCGTGCGTGTGCAGGATGCGCTGTCTCATGCTGACCGGGCGTGCCGCGAGGCCAAGAAAAGCTCGAGCGTTCACATGGTGACGTATCGCAAGGGCGCAACTGCCTTCGAGGAACGGGCCGAAGAACTGAAACTCGTCGAGACACTCGGACGCAACCGGTTGCCACCCGGATTGTTTCTCGTGATGCAGCCGATCATGTCGCTCGCCGCACCCACGGAGTCGCTGAACTTCGAGGTGCTGTTGCGCATGCGCGCGCCCGATGGCGCGACCTTGCCGGCGGGCAAGGTTATCGTCGCGGCGGAAGAATCGGGGAATATTGCGGCCATCGATAAATGGGTCCTTGCCACATTGCTCGAATGGGTCGAGAAGCATCAGGCGTCGCTGCAGAGCACGCGGTTTATCTGCGTAAACCTGAGCGGCGGATCGCTCAACGACGAGCAATTCATGGAAGATGCCTTCGCGTTATTCGCGCGGTACCGGCATGTCGTGCCTTATCTTTGTCTCGAGATTACCGAGAGCGTCGCCTTGCATGATCTCGGCAATACGCAGCGCTTTATTGCACGGGTTCACGAGATGGGCGGGAAGATCGCGCTCGATGATTTCGGCGCTGGTTATACGTCGTTCAAATATCTCAAGGATCTTTCCGCCGATGCACTCAAGATAGACGGCGAATTCATTCGCACGATGTGCGCACATCCGGCCGATATCGCCATTGTCGAGGCTATCGTCGCGCTAGCCCGGAATCTGGGCATGCGCAGCGTGG containing:
- the prpB gene encoding methylisocitrate lyase → MSSTAALSAGAKFRAAVAAERPLQLVGAINANHALLAQHAGFKAIYLSGGGVAAGSLGLPDLGISTLDDVLTDVRRITDVCDLPLMVDVDTGFGPSAFNIARTVKSLIKAGAGAMHIEDQVGAKRCGHRPGKAIVSQQEMADRVRAAVDARTDANFVIMARTDALAVEGLDAAIDRARACVEAGADMIFPEAMTDLKMYKQFVDAVKVPVLANITEFGSTPLFTVEELRSVDVSIVLYPLSAFRAMNKAAENVYRAIRTDGTQANVLDTMQTREELYKSIGYHDFEQKLDALFNQTK
- the prpR gene encoding propionate catabolism operon regulatory protein PrpR; translated protein: MNPPPRIWAVGISKLRDLYRDMAAEYDGIADLRIVPLGYEDAVHEIENAGDARPDVVVAAGSNGAYLKARIGVPVVLVNPTGFDVMHALARARREGEPVGLVMHGETPAEVARFFRAFGAAIECASYVSAEDAESCVLDLRDRGVQAIVGPGLVTELAEKAGMKSVFLYSRASVQGAFETALEVARATLGETQRRRRLDQVLQHLRDGVIALAADGRIEALSGKMAEMLRLAPSQVVGKRLRDLAPEVASAVPDEPGESLETVRGASYVVHRSAWGDASAASGSIVTFQESVALQRMDRSVRARQRSPSLVARYKIDDLSGSSPAIEQVRQRARRYAGSDATVLIRGESGTGKELVAQGIHGESARRDFAFVALNCGAFPETLLESELFGYEEGAFTGARRGGKAGLIESAHRGTLFLDEIGEMPLPLQSRLLRVLQEREVVRLGSTEPLQVDVRIVAATHRALSERMKAGEFRADLFYRLNILNLHLPPLRERAADIAALAAQLLWRTGRVVSFDAALKALDPVTPIFTSYAWPGNVRELQNVIERISLELEDPAAKPLKLTPRLIRSIAPELEEETMNSNQESLKARSRKLQADEIRTMLDSFGGNRGRTAKALGISKTTLWRKLTTR
- a CDS encoding response regulator, whose translation is MKTVLLVDDDPETIEAWTLCMQSEECKVLSAFDGNGALALLGENLVDIVISDWKMPGLGGALLCQTMKTNSATAHIPFLMISGHPHPPAFVHYDGYLQKPVEIEALLSAVDRLCAAKRRRPY
- the pcaG gene encoding protocatechuate 3,4-dioxygenase subunit alpha; translated protein: MMTFSQTPSQTVGPYFAYGLCPEQYNFDLKSLFTPSIADRESAGQHISIVGQVFDGDEKVIGDAVIEMVQADSTGRYVTTVAEARESGFRGFARVGTGTDPELRYVVDTVKPGSTGSDSAPHIDVIVLMRGMLLHAYTRLYFDDETEANAGDDVLALVPAERRATLIAKREPGTSNTIYRFDIHLQGPKETVFFDL
- a CDS encoding DUF2288 domain-containing protein, coding for MKDDQTPSPLYLKLFSETAQIEWSELERFFARGVLLKVARDIDLVSVAEAVAGDDTKRVTEWLSSGLLERTTAETAADLADRNPELWAVVVSPWVCVQERG
- the pcaH gene encoding protocatechuate 3,4-dioxygenase subunit beta, which encodes MDAPSSLLSPRDWDSHPPYSYPGYKSSVLRSPSRPLIPLKEKLKDRRVPVYGAEDLGKLDHDLTRNAARNGAPLGERIIVTGRVMDERGRPVRNTLVEIWQANAAGRYVHKADQHDAPLDPNFLGSGRCMTDNDGRYRFLTIKPGAYPWGNHSNAWRPNHIHFSLFGEYFGSRLVTQMYFPGDPLLALDPIFQGTPEQARNRLVSRFSIDTTEEAYALGYEFDIVLRGPNQTPTEA
- the pcaQ gene encoding pca operon transcription factor PcaQ; the protein is MDNEYSLGAASAAELGSLTSGRIKFRHLQCFLAVTQFGSVQRAADSLSITQPAVSKTIAELESILGVRLFERGRRGAEPTREGRLFAPHAAACVGALREGVDELSRHGVEHPGTVSLSVLPTVAPALLPPTLAAFRAQWPGVSVKVWTGSNGQLLERLKSADTDLVVGRLSEPEGMVGMTFEQLYREPLTVVVRNDHPLVHESNVTASLLARFPIVVPPFGTLIRQSAESVLTAFGAQASSSLIETLSVSLGRALALHNDAVWFVPSSVVEHDVALKLLARLPMPFAGADEPIGLILRHDRARSPALDGLIDAIRDAGREREAVRIGMK